The genomic segment TGAAAATTGGTAAAGAGATGTTTTCTCTTTGTGGTCCTGAACTGGTACGTGAGTTACATCATCGTGGTTTTGATGTTTTTTTGGACCTGAAATTTCATGATATTCCCAATACTGTAGCCAAAAGCGTCGCCGCGGCAGCTGAATTGGGCGTCTGGATGGTTGATGTGCATGCCTGTGGCGGAGCCCGTATGCTAGAGGCAGCAAAAAAGGCACTTTTGCCTTATGGTGATTCTGCGCCTAAGCTAATTGCCGTTACGGTATTAACCAGCATGGATGAGAGTGATTTACGGGGAATTGGAATTACGTCATCGCTGGAAGAACATGCAGAAAGGTTGGCGCGTTTAGCAAAAGATAATGGACTTGATGGCGTAGTGTGTTCAGCCCATGAAGCTCGCCACCTGAAGTCACTGTTTGGTTCGGCATTTCAGTTAGTTACGCCGGGAATTCGTCCGGTAGGTAGTGATATTGGCGATCAACGTCGGGTAATGACGCCTCCACAGGCTCTGGATGCAGGGGTTGACTATATGGTCATTGGCCGACCGATTACACAATCAGCCAATCCAGCCCAGACCCTGCAGAATATTCTGGCCAGCCTGGCATAATAGATATGACACGATCATGACAGATAATAACAGTCGTTTAGTCTATTCTACTGATTCCGGACGCATTACGCCGGAAGAGGTTAAAGTTGAACGTCCAAAAGGCGATGGTATCGTTAGAATTCAACGACAAACCAGCGGGCGTAAAGGTAAAGGTGTTTGTATTATCACTGGTTTGGATCTTGATGATGCTGAACTGCAAAAACTGGCGGCTGAATTAAAGAAAAAATGCGGTTGCGGTGGCGCAGTGAAAGACGGCCTGATAGAGATTCAAGGTGATAAACGCGATGAGTTAAAAGTGCTGCTAGAATATAAAGGATTCAAAGTTAAACTGGCCGGTGGTTGAGTTTAAATACTGGAATTTTGGAATGATATCTCACTTTTATAGTCAAATTTCTGGCAGTCTGTTTTATAGTTTATGTTGATAAAATGAATAAAAAAGCGTTTTATACCGAGTTGCACCGAGACCTGGCTGCCCTGATTGAAGGGGAGCCGGATCTGATAGCCACATTCGCTAATACCAGCGCACTTCTGTTTGAGCGACTGGAAGCGGTTAACTGGGCTGGTTTTTATCTGTTACAAGATAATGTGCTGGTGCTGGGGCCTTTTCAGGGAAAGATTGCTTGCACGCGTATTCCCGTTGGTCGGGGTGTTTGCGGGACGGCAGTTAAAGAGAATCGAATTCAACGTATTGATGACGTTCATCAATTTGAAGGACACATTGCCTGCGACAGTGCGAGCAATGCGGAGATAGTGCTTCCTGTTTATCAGGGAACTAGCATTATCGCTGTTTTAGATATAGATAGTACGGTATTTGGTCGTTTTGATAGTGATGATCAACAGGGTTTGGAAAATATTGCTGCATTGCTTTCGCAACATATCAGCTAATATTTACGGACGGTTATCATCATTAGTTTAAACTTGAAGTGCGGATAACGTAGCTTTTACTAAAAGCGTGATTATAATGGCGCGTAATCTACGCTTGCGCTTTTGGGTAAGTTCGTTGTAATCAGGAAATTTCATGGAAAATCAACCTAAGTTGAACAGCAGTAAAGAAGTCATTGCCTACCTGGCAGAAAAATTCCCGCTTTGTTTTACCCTTGAGGGTGAAGCCCGGCCTCTGAAAATTGGAATCTTTCAGGATGTCGTAACCCGACTGCCTGAAGAGACCTTGTTCAGTAAAACACAATTACGTACTGCGTTACGCTTATATACCTCCAGCTGGCGTTATCTGCACGGTCTGAAATTAAATGCTCAGCGTGTTGATTTAGACGGTGCAGATTGTGGTCTGTTGGAAGAGCAGCACGTAGAGCATGCGCGTAAACAACTGGAAGAGGCGAAAGCCCGAGTTCAGGCTCAGCGTGCAGCACAACGTAAAGAGTCAGGAGAAGCCCCTCAGGCTCGCCGTCCTCGCCCGGCAGCTAAAAAAACAGCACCGGATAGCAAAGCTGCTCAGCCATCGTCTCAGGCAAAAGCAAAAGCCAAACCGGCTCCGACACGTTCTACTGCTCCGGCTCCAGCAGCTAAAGTGGTTGAAAAACTTCGCCCAGCTTCTGCTGCTGATATAGCTGCTCTTAAAACCGGGCAGAATGTCAAAGTACGAGCAGGTCAGAGCGCCATGGATGCA from the Limnobaculum zhutongyuii genome contains:
- the pyrF gene encoding orotidine-5'-phosphate decarboxylase, yielding MSMSTSPIIVALDYDNQRSALELADKIEPKDCRLKIGKEMFSLCGPELVRELHHRGFDVFLDLKFHDIPNTVAKSVAAAAELGVWMVDVHACGGARMLEAAKKALLPYGDSAPKLIAVTVLTSMDESDLRGIGITSSLEEHAERLARLAKDNGLDGVVCSAHEARHLKSLFGSAFQLVTPGIRPVGSDIGDQRRVMTPPQALDAGVDYMVIGRPITQSANPAQTLQNILASLA
- the yciH gene encoding stress response translation initiation inhibitor YciH, whose product is MTDNNSRLVYSTDSGRITPEEVKVERPKGDGIVRIQRQTSGRKGKGVCIITGLDLDDAELQKLAAELKKKCGCGGAVKDGLIEIQGDKRDELKVLLEYKGFKVKLAGG
- a CDS encoding GAF domain-containing protein; translation: MNKKAFYTELHRDLAALIEGEPDLIATFANTSALLFERLEAVNWAGFYLLQDNVLVLGPFQGKIACTRIPVGRGVCGTAVKENRIQRIDDVHQFEGHIACDSASNAEIVLPVYQGTSIIAVLDIDSTVFGRFDSDDQQGLENIAALLSQHIS
- the proQ gene encoding RNA chaperone ProQ, giving the protein MENQPKLNSSKEVIAYLAEKFPLCFTLEGEARPLKIGIFQDVVTRLPEETLFSKTQLRTALRLYTSSWRYLHGLKLNAQRVDLDGADCGLLEEQHVEHARKQLEEAKARVQAQRAAQRKESGEAPQARRPRPAAKKTAPDSKAAQPSSQAKAKAKPAPTRSTAPAPAAKVVEKLRPASAADIAALKTGQNVKVRAGQSAMDATVLEIAKDGVRVQLASGLAMLVRAEHLQF